The Anas platyrhynchos isolate ZD024472 breed Pekin duck chromosome 1, IASCAAS_PekinDuck_T2T, whole genome shotgun sequence genomic sequence CCGGTCACTGGCAACCTGTTGTGTTGGGTGTAATCTCAGCACGGTTCGGAAATGATCTCCTGCAGTGCTTTTCTTGTAATACTTGTCCCCACCCTGGGTGTCCTTAACCAGCCTGGGGGTGGCCTGACCTGTGACGCAAACCTTTCCCTGTCAGATACCTCACCCATAGCAAAAGGGATGGCTCTGAAAACTGCTGGGGAGGTGGTCATTAGGGACTGCAGTGGCTGAGTGCTGTAATTGTGCCCTTTGATGGTTGTAGGTATTTGCCCTATGCGTTTGCAGCAGCAGCGCACTgctaggcaggaaaaaaaaaagctgctgacaAAATGTTAATCCTACAAATCCACAAAGAAAGCATAATGTTGCagggagcagcacccagccaTGCTCTTCAGCTCGGTTAATAGCTGTGCACTGTAAACACCGCAGGGTGTACAGGGCTCATGCTTCCTGGGGAGACAGCACgccacagcctgctgctgcaggatgggGCCTTTACTGCTAATCTGGTTAAACATTAGCCATACCAGCTTCAGGCTGGTTTGGGGGACAATGGTGTCACTGCATTTCTTCAAATTGGCTTTCTTTTGTACATCACCCTCTCCTTCCCCTACACAGAGTGCATCTCTCTACTCAGGGTGTAACAGGGGCTCACAGACAGCACTGGCTTTGCTCACTTGTTCTTCTCACatggctggatggggctggaaTGCCAGCCTGGAAAGCACTAGTGTGGAAATTGCTTCAAACCTGAATTTGAGCCATGAATTTACCCAAACCTTCCCCTGCACTATCCCCCGCCATGAGAGGAGGTTTGAAGCTGCTTTGTTCTTTACAAACAAATGCCAATGTTTGGCATGCATCTCTTCAAGCTCCAGCTTcagtttttaaagaattttaaatgcatttgaacCAAATGTTCCACACAAATTTGAATTAAAATCCTGCAATCTGTCTCTGTGAGATCTCACAAATGAATGAGGGTAGAAGTCACATACATAAAATTCAGGGTGGAATAAGTAATGGAAGTGATGATTAAGTAGGATCCCTTTTAATAGTCAAAGGCCAGAGTGATTTTAGGATGGGCACCATCCCGTAAGAGGTTGCCTACATCAGGAAATAATTACAGTAGAGATTTATTCAATTTTCTCCCATCTAAACATCTTTACAAGAAAACAGGCGTTCACACAAGTACATTTACTGGGCACAATATTAGTAGTTATTTCCTAGGTGCTTCAGTAGCCCTGTATTTTCTACTGGAGAGGTACTATGTAGTGGACTATCTTTACATCCCTTGAATCCTGCTCAAGTCCCAGAATGTATCTTCAAAATGGCTGCTTTGCTAGGTTGGATGTGTTTATTCTGatgtttcagaaaaatactAAGACTACTGTCTAAGAAACAcaccatttatatatatatatatatatatttaggaatAGACATAGCAGCTAATGGAAAGCctaaaaatattgcaatttCTTTGAGATATTAAACTtgttaatgaattaaaaaaaaaaaatatttctgtatcagTTATTTTCaagaagtggaaagaaaaacattacgTAACTACACAGTCAAAAAGAATATGCAAACATTTCAATATTTGCTCTGCTTTCCAGTTAATTAGCAAGGATGTGAATAGCTTTTACGGAGCAGTAACATTCTGGACATTCCTCTCTATGCTTCTGGTCAATGGCACACCACAAGCAgtctttccttctgctgcacTTGACCCCAAATGAGAACAGAAAGTGAACCCAGTGTACTGGGGAACACACACCACTTAGTGTGCTGCTGGGAGTCCTTCACATTTTAGCTATATTGTGCTTGTGCAGAGCCTCCCTTgagaatacatattttaaaataaaaattgtatctGTCTCTAAATAGCTATGAATAAAAGGTCTATATATCAGGATTATTTCTCACCAAAGAAGCAAGACCATTTCATACTCAATAAAGGCACTTAAAGAGTGGCAGTGATGGCAACTTGAAAGGAAAGACCTGGCTATTTGTTGGTTTTAATGGGCTAGTACAGGGTCTTACCCATCAGTGAACACTAAccatttctctcttctttaaGCATTAAGGAAAAAACATGAACACAACTGGTGAAAACTTAGCCAGCCCCACCTCCTGGCAGCCCACTACAGGTGATTTTCCCAACTGCACTGACGTGGAAGCTACTCTGAAGACTTTGTACCTCCCCATTATGTACAGCATCATCTTCCTGGTGGGCTTTCCAGGAAATGTCATCGCCATCTGTGTTTACAGCTTCAAGATGAGGCCTTGGAAGAGCAGCACCATCATCATGATGAACCTGGCACTCACAGACCTGCTGTACCTAACCAGCCTCCCCTTCCTCATACACTACTATGCCAGTGGGGAGCACTGGATCTTTGGTGAGTTCATGTGCAAGTTCATCCGCTTCGGCTTCCACTTCAACCTGTACAGCAGCATCCTCTTCCTCACGTGCTTCAGCATCTTCCGCTACATGGTGATTGTCCACCCGATGAAGTTCTTCCACGTCCAAAGGAAGCGTTGGACAGCGGTGGCCTGTGCAGCCATTTGGATGATCTCACTGGCAGCTGTCATCCCCGTCAACTTCTTGATCTCCtcaaaagaggaggaaaacaggTCCTTATGCCTTGACCTTACCAGCTCTGAAAACCTGGGCACAATCCGGTGGTATAACTGGCTGCTGACCAGCCTAGCCTTCTTCTTGCCCCTGCTGACGGTGACTCTGTGCTATGCATTCATTATTTGCACCTTGGCCACCGGGCTCCAGGCACGGGCTGGCTACAAACAGAAGGCTCGCCGGCTCGCCATTGTCCTCTTGGTGGTCTTCTATGTGTGCTTCCTCCCCTTCCATGTTTTTCGGATAGCTCGGCTTGAACTGCGGTTTTGTACGGCCAACTGCCACGTGGAGAAGCAAATCCATGCCGCCTATATCATCTCCCGGCCACTGGCTGCTCTCAACACGTGTGGTAACCTTCTCCTTTACGTCGTGATCGGAGGTGCCTTCCAGCAGGCCATCCTCTCTCTTTCAAGGTGCAAGTGGAGAAAATACATCCAGCGACCTGGCAGCAACAATTACACCAACAAGTCGGAAATCAACTTAAGGTTATGAAAGGGTCCCTTGGTGAGAATTCCAGGAAACTTGGGATTGCTTCGGTGCTGCAAAGCCCTGCATAGGCAGGTGTGCTGATAAGGCAGTGAGAATTGCAGCTGTTTTTTCACTCCATCTCCAATAGAGTGCTTGCCAGAAAAAGCTGTCTCAGGAGCAGGTTGATACTTACCTCTCTTAGCAACCAGAGAAAAGggagtgaaaagaaaaatcttaagCCTCCTCAAAGGTAGAATTTTAAGTTACCCCATAGGACTGTTTCTAAAGTTATTTGGGAAATGCAGGATTCTCTTGCTTCAGGCTCTGTGGCTGGTTACAGAAATACAAGGAGCTTAGTTTGGGCAAGAGAACAACTTCCATTGATGTCAGTGCCATCACTGATgtagtgtttgctttgtttattaGAGCTGGAGTGAGATGCAGCAAATTGTCACGGTTGCTGAAACCACTGAATTACATAGTTAGAAACCAGCTAGATAATCATATGTTTTCAAATTAGATGAACCTTATGAACTTCAGCACAGGTCACTAAAGAACTGAATCACAAAATCTCAGTTGGCCCAGGGAAAGATGAGAGAGAAGTACCAAAGGAGGAAACATGGTCAATGTAAGAAAAGATATACAAGGAGACACATATATGGAGAAAATGGAGGAacaaggaattaaaaacaaaacaaaacaaacaaacaaacaaaaaactcggTCATGTTAATATCCACCTCAGAAAAATACTAGAACAAACAATCAGATGATAAGCCTACAGAAGATGAGTACATTTGACTACCAGCCAGTATGAGTCTACCAGGTATGTACAAAACCATATTAATCTGATTTCCTACTACAACAcattaggaaaagaaacatgTATCATAAATCTTGACTCCAGAAAGAGTTTTGACATTGTCTGAGGTGATACTCCTCTGTGTAAGCTAAGGAAAACAGTCTAGAGGATATTAGTGACTACTTTTGCTGGTTACAGAGCTGTAATCAGAGTGGTTTACTATCAAAGTAGAGGGAGCCACTCAGTGGGGATTTGACCAGTCTGTCCTAGGTTTAGGGATATTTAGTGTTTTCATTAGTGAGTTGGATGATGAAATAAGGTCTGTTTATCATATTTGCAGAAGACATGaagctgagaggaaaaaattatGTTGACAAATTGCAACTATGGTCTGGAAAAGCACAGGATGCTACGAGGCAGTGACAGGTGCAATGTACTGCATTTAAGTAGAAATAATGAATTGTACAAACACTAAAGGAGTAAAAACTATTTAGGTAATGGTTTGGTAGAGAAAGTCCAACTGTTGCAGAGAATCTCAGGAGCTGACAGTTTCAGTGGGCTGACagtgttgctgtttttctgttccaGAAGAGGCAGATGCCATGCTGGGATGCATAAATAAGAATATAATGTGCAAGATGTGTGAAGCAGCCCTTACGCCCTCCTCAGCGTTGTTAACCTCTCAGCTGGAGCACTGCGTTGTTAACCTCTCAGCTGTAGCACTGTGTCTGGCCTTGGAGGCTGCCCTTCAGGGAAGACCAGCCGAGCAGAGCATGGTAAGGGCACCCAGAGGAATGACCAAAGAGGAAAGGAACTGGATGGAAAACCAAATGGTCTGAAAACACCCCAAGGGGGGAATATCAGGAAGGGCTTTCTCTTGGGGCAAGTTGATGAAGAACTGGAAAGGACAAAAGGAGCCTATGCTGCCAGGTGTCTGAAGGTTCAGGCTATTGAGGCATTTAGCAAGAGGAACACAAGATCACCCGACCTCCGGATGTCCCTTTTGGCCTCTAAGCTCTGCAATTAGGCATATGTTACTGGTAGAATCAGTGCTAGCGAAAGAAGTCATGCCAGGGGACATCCCTGGCACTGAAGGTTGTCCCACCACCCTGCTATGGCATGGGAGAGCCTGGGGCATGTgactggccagcagcagccaccacaCTCCCTAGCAAAGCCTGGTACCCACCATGGGTTAGCACCATTCCCCGCAGGCAGCGGTGTGTGGGTACCACATGTAAGTAGGTCAAAAAAATGATACTGTAATGTTTTTGCATGCCTTGtggatatttaaaaaaacacttgatTTGGTAAAGACACGACCATCACGTACAAACAGTGAAACAGACCTTTtgacatgttttctgttttgacatGTTTTCAGGTTGCCACTAGGTGGTGATCATTCATGGTCAACCTACCTGGTTTCACACATGCATGTCTGATTCAAAACCACAGTTTACACAAATATGATGATTCACATgagagaagtcttttttttgATATAGATTCGTAGCATCCTACCGATCTGACATGGACAAAAAGTACAAACACACTGCATaaattctcttctctttcataTAAGTGAAAGCACAAGATGTGTCTACTACTTATACATGCACATCTAAAGCCTCTGAATGggttaaaattatctttttttttttttttttttttttttttttttttttttgatggtccTGAGCAAGGACCatcattgtatttttaattcttcttctcAGAAGCTCTTCTTCTCAAGCCCACGCTGAGCTTATCACACACAGACAGAAACTTTTGAATAAAACTACACATACAACATAAAACAGGGTGGCTAAAGGTAAAAAGTGTGGAATGGAAGTGTTCAAGCTTTTTCATCTCTGCCAGCAACAAGAGTGACAGTCCCCCAGTTTCAGTGGCTTGGAGAGGGGCTGCTTTTCCATCTCCTCCTCATCTCTTTCCCTAACATTGCTGTAGGTTGGTTGCCTTCTGCCTGTCTCACCTACTGCCTCTCTTCATTCAATTGGGGCTAAACTAGATGATTTTAAAGTGCTGAAGCAGATTAGGGAATGCTCCTGGGAGCCATGGTTCATCGGTGGGGCAATAATATCCACTAGAAGAGCAGCTTGGCTCCATTACCTTGGCTGAAtttaaaaaaggacaaaagcTCAACCTTAGTGCAGgcatttttaatgaattcaAGGTCTGCTCAGGTGCTCTGTGGGACTGAGAGATCATTATCTCATGTGACTCATTCATTTTGCTTACTGTGGAGGATGAGATCTCGATAGCTTCTAATTTTAGTAGCTGTAGGTTTACTGCTGAAACAAGGATAAGTGCTTCAATTGCAGTAAACAGGAGACACTTTCCAAACTCTGTATGCAGTGTGACAACAAAGCCACATAAATTAATATGCTATCGCAGGCTAATTCACAGCGTAGTTATGCTCCAGTAACCAGGTCTCTGTTAGAAATCTCTAGCATGTTTGTCTGCAAAGACAGTCGTGTCAGCTCAAGTACATGCCAGCCAGCTACCCTCTGCCAGGGACTGCAGAGTCCAAAAAAGAAACTTTGCAAGGTAAACTAGGTTCACACCTCTCAAAGAGATGTCAGTTCTGATGATGCTAACGAAGAAGTTATGGCATTGCTGACTGCTTTTGTAGACATGTCAAACCTTATTCTTCACAGTGACTCACTTAGTGTCAGAGACTGCAGCAGAGTAATTTTCTACCATTAATTGCCAGGAAAggcaaacagcattttttaccttttctgcCCACATCTTGTGTTCCTGTAAGAAGTGGAAGCAAAACTCAAACTCAGCTCATACTCAGACCTCCAAGATAGGAAAAAATACTGACTGCAACATTTCACgtaacaaagaaacaaaacaataacttGCAAAACACGTCTGTGTCTTGTTCTAGGTGCTTTTCAAGCAACTCCAGTGCTCTGTGTCTGACTGAATGCCTAAAAAGAGAGTAGAGAATACCATATATGTTATCAGAATCAATAACCTGGTTAACAGTTAGTAGAGCAAAAAGCTACCATGACTTGATAATGGTTGACTATTGCAAGGTCTGTGTTGGGTGTTGATGTGAGACAAGGCTGCAGTTTTATCCTTGTGTAATGGTATGTGAGATTGGGCTGCTGTGATGTTAGCTGTGGAGTTTAACTCTACAGCAGTGATCCGCCACATGAAGGGAGGGTAGTGCCAGCCCCACCACTGAGTCATTTAGACCACAGACAGATGTTGTCATTTTGCTGATGAGGCTAAGCTGGCAGAATAAACTTGGAATGACTGCTTCCTTCTGTCACTGTTTTGTACTCTAACAATGCAGGTTGAATGAACCTAAACTTTGAAACCACAAACAAGAATTTGTATTCAATTGCTACC encodes the following:
- the LOC101801945 gene encoding 2-oxoglutarate receptor 1; translated protein: MNTTGENLASPTSWQPTTGDFPNCTDVEATLKTLYLPIMYSIIFLVGFPGNVIAICVYSFKMRPWKSSTIIMMNLALTDLLYLTSLPFLIHYYASGEHWIFGEFMCKFIRFGFHFNLYSSILFLTCFSIFRYMVIVHPMKFFHVQRKRWTAVACAAIWMISLAAVIPVNFLISSKEEENRSLCLDLTSSENLGTIRWYNWLLTSLAFFLPLLTVTLCYAFIICTLATGLQARAGYKQKARRLAIVLLVVFYVCFLPFHVFRIARLELRFCTANCHVEKQIHAAYIISRPLAALNTCGNLLLYVVIGGAFQQAILSLSRCKWRKYIQRPGSNNYTNKSEINLRL